A stretch of Dromaius novaehollandiae isolate bDroNov1 chromosome 8, bDroNov1.hap1, whole genome shotgun sequence DNA encodes these proteins:
- the HEBP2 gene encoding heme-binding protein 2, whose protein sequence is MIKSFKQTFLSLDLQSPRWSSAETVAKDYELRQYETAKWVSTVIRGETQKEAMRQGFWKLFHYIQGKNEKEMKIDMTVPVTCLIKSGCADFKVSFFLPFEHQDAPPQPTDLDVFVEERKGAGIFVRSFGGFASPEKYAEEAEVLARILRNRGQLFHEDFFYTAGYDSPFKLFNRHNEVWYFKK, encoded by the exons ATGATCAAATCCttcaagcaaacatttctgtCCCTGGATCTGCAGTCCCCTCGGTGGAGCTCAGCAGAGACTGTG GCAAAGGATTACGAACTGCGTCAGTATGAGACAGCCAAGTGGGTTAGCACTGTCATTAGGGGAGAGACCCAGAAGGAGGCGATGCGCCAGGGCTTTTGGAAACTCTTCCACTACATCCAAGGGAAGAACGAGAAAG AAATGAAGATTGATATGACTGTCCCAGTGACATGTCTGATAAAGTCTGGCTGTGCAGACTTCAAGGTCTCTTTCTTTTTGCCATTTGAACATCAGGACGCCCCACCACAGCCCACTGACTTGGATGTGTTTGTtgaagagcgaaagggagcaggCATCTTTGTCAG GTCCTTTGGTGGTTTTGCCTCACCAGAGAAATATGCAGAGGAAGCTGAAGTACTGGCCAGAATCCTGAGAAACAGAGGCCAGCTATTCCATGAAGACTTCTTCTACACTGCAGGCTATGACAGTCCCTTCAAGCTCTTCAACAGGCACAATGAAGTGTGGTATTTTAAGAAGTAA
- the ZBTB37 gene encoding zinc finger and BTB domain-containing protein 37 isoform X1: protein MLPLTLQGCTPATGTAMEKSGNIQLEIPDFSNSVLSHLNQLRMQGRLCDIVVNVQGQAFRAHKVVLAASSPYFRDHMSLNEMSTVSISVIKNPSVFEQLLSFCYTGRICLQLADIISYLTAASFLQMQHIIDKCTQILEGIHFKINVAEVEAELSQTRTKHQERPPESHRVTPNLNRSLSPRHNTPKGSRLGQVSTVLDIRELSPPEESTSPQIIEQSSDVESREPILRINRAGQWYVETGVGDRGGRNDDDVRVLGGVRIKTENLEEWLAAENQPSGEDGSSAEEVTAMVIDTTGHGPMGQETYTLGSSGAKVVRPTSSEIDRFSPSGSMVAVAERYRSKSESPGRMDEPKQPSSQGEESAMIGVSGYVEYLREQEVSERWFRYNPRLTCIYCAKSFNQKGSLDRHMRLHMGITPFVCRMCGKKYTRKDQLEYHIRKHTGNKPFHCHVCGKSFPFQAILNQHFRKNHPGCMPLEGPHSISPETTVTSRGQAEEESPPQEEAVAVGETAQGSVSTTGPD, encoded by the exons ATGTTACCGTTAACGTTACAG GGTTGTACACCTGCAACTGGGACAGCCATGGAGAAGAGTGGGAACATTCAGCTGGAGATTCCTGACTTCAGCAACTCTGTCCTGAGCCACCTGAATCAGCTGCGCATGCAGGGCCGCTTGTGCGACATCGTGGTCAACGTGCAGGGGCAAGCTTTCCGCGCTCACAAGGTGGTGCTGGCTGCCAGCTCGCCCTACTTCCGCGACCACATGTCCTTGAACGAAATGAGCACCGTTTCCATTTCTGTCATCAAGAATCCTTCTGTTTTTGAGCAGCTCCTTTCCTTTTGTTACACCGGTAGGATTTGTCTGCAGCTGGCTGACATCATAAGTTACCTAACGGCTGCCAGTTTCTTGCAGATGCAGCACATCATAGACAAATGCACGCAGATTCTTGAGGGAATTCACTTCAAAATTAACGTGGCAGAGGTGGAAGCCGAACTGAGCCAGACCAGGACAAAGCATCAGGAGAGACCTCCAGAGTCTCACCGGGTGACGCCAAACCTGAACCGTTCTCTGAGCCCCCGTCACAACACCCCGAAAGGGAGTCGCCTGGGCCAGGTGAGCACCGTGCTGGACATCCGGGAGCTCAGCCCTCCAGAGGAGTCCACCAGCCCCCAGATCATTGAGCAGAGCTCAGACGTGGAAAGCAGGGAGCCCATACTGCGGATTAACAGAGCAGGACAGTGGTATGTTGAGACAGGCGTGGGAGACCGCGGGGGACGGAACGACGACGACGTCCGGGTTCTGGGAGGAGTGCGCATTAAAACGGAGAacctggaggagtggctggcGGCCGAGAATCAGCCGTCGGGAGAAGATGGGAGCAGTGCCGAGGAGGTCACTGCTATGGTGATTGACACCACGGGCCACGGACCAATGGGCCAAGAGACTTACACGTTAGGGTCCTCAGGGGCCAAAGTGGTCAGGCCAACCAGCAGTGAGATTGACAG ATTTAGCCCTTCTGGCAGCATGGTTGCTGTGGCTGAGCGGTACAGATCGAAAAGCGAGTCTCCCGGGCGGATGGATGAGCCCAAGCAGCCCAGTTCCCAG GGGGAGGAATCGGCCATGATCGGAGTGAGCGGCTACGTGGAATATCTCCGGGAACAGGAGGTTTCGGAGCGTTGGTTCCGCTACAACCCGCGGCTCACTTGTATTTACTGCGCCAAATCCTTCAACCAGAAGGGCAGCCTGGACCGGCACATGCGCCTGCACATGGGCATCACGCCTTTTGTCTGCCGCATGTGTGGGAAGAAGTACACCCGCAAGGATCAGCTGGAGTATCACATCCGCAAGCACACGGGCAACAAGCCTTTCCACTGCCACGTCTGCGGCAAAAGCTTCCCTTTCCAGGCCATCCTCAACCAGCACTTTCGCAAGAACCACCCTGGCTGTATGCCTCTGGAGGGGCCCCACAGCATCTCCCCCGAGACCACCGTCACGTCTCGGGGGCAGGCGGAGGAAGAATCTCCGCCGCAGGAGGAAGCTGTTGCCGTGGGGGAGACGGCACAGGGATCTGTGTCCACCACTGGGCCAGATTGA
- the ZBTB37 gene encoding zinc finger and BTB domain-containing protein 37 isoform X2 gives MEKSGNIQLEIPDFSNSVLSHLNQLRMQGRLCDIVVNVQGQAFRAHKVVLAASSPYFRDHMSLNEMSTVSISVIKNPSVFEQLLSFCYTGRICLQLADIISYLTAASFLQMQHIIDKCTQILEGIHFKINVAEVEAELSQTRTKHQERPPESHRVTPNLNRSLSPRHNTPKGSRLGQVSTVLDIRELSPPEESTSPQIIEQSSDVESREPILRINRAGQWYVETGVGDRGGRNDDDVRVLGGVRIKTENLEEWLAAENQPSGEDGSSAEEVTAMVIDTTGHGPMGQETYTLGSSGAKVVRPTSSEIDRFSPSGSMVAVAERYRSKSESPGRMDEPKQPSSQGEESAMIGVSGYVEYLREQEVSERWFRYNPRLTCIYCAKSFNQKGSLDRHMRLHMGITPFVCRMCGKKYTRKDQLEYHIRKHTGNKPFHCHVCGKSFPFQAILNQHFRKNHPGCMPLEGPHSISPETTVTSRGQAEEESPPQEEAVAVGETAQGSVSTTGPD, from the exons ATGGAGAAGAGTGGGAACATTCAGCTGGAGATTCCTGACTTCAGCAACTCTGTCCTGAGCCACCTGAATCAGCTGCGCATGCAGGGCCGCTTGTGCGACATCGTGGTCAACGTGCAGGGGCAAGCTTTCCGCGCTCACAAGGTGGTGCTGGCTGCCAGCTCGCCCTACTTCCGCGACCACATGTCCTTGAACGAAATGAGCACCGTTTCCATTTCTGTCATCAAGAATCCTTCTGTTTTTGAGCAGCTCCTTTCCTTTTGTTACACCGGTAGGATTTGTCTGCAGCTGGCTGACATCATAAGTTACCTAACGGCTGCCAGTTTCTTGCAGATGCAGCACATCATAGACAAATGCACGCAGATTCTTGAGGGAATTCACTTCAAAATTAACGTGGCAGAGGTGGAAGCCGAACTGAGCCAGACCAGGACAAAGCATCAGGAGAGACCTCCAGAGTCTCACCGGGTGACGCCAAACCTGAACCGTTCTCTGAGCCCCCGTCACAACACCCCGAAAGGGAGTCGCCTGGGCCAGGTGAGCACCGTGCTGGACATCCGGGAGCTCAGCCCTCCAGAGGAGTCCACCAGCCCCCAGATCATTGAGCAGAGCTCAGACGTGGAAAGCAGGGAGCCCATACTGCGGATTAACAGAGCAGGACAGTGGTATGTTGAGACAGGCGTGGGAGACCGCGGGGGACGGAACGACGACGACGTCCGGGTTCTGGGAGGAGTGCGCATTAAAACGGAGAacctggaggagtggctggcGGCCGAGAATCAGCCGTCGGGAGAAGATGGGAGCAGTGCCGAGGAGGTCACTGCTATGGTGATTGACACCACGGGCCACGGACCAATGGGCCAAGAGACTTACACGTTAGGGTCCTCAGGGGCCAAAGTGGTCAGGCCAACCAGCAGTGAGATTGACAG ATTTAGCCCTTCTGGCAGCATGGTTGCTGTGGCTGAGCGGTACAGATCGAAAAGCGAGTCTCCCGGGCGGATGGATGAGCCCAAGCAGCCCAGTTCCCAG GGGGAGGAATCGGCCATGATCGGAGTGAGCGGCTACGTGGAATATCTCCGGGAACAGGAGGTTTCGGAGCGTTGGTTCCGCTACAACCCGCGGCTCACTTGTATTTACTGCGCCAAATCCTTCAACCAGAAGGGCAGCCTGGACCGGCACATGCGCCTGCACATGGGCATCACGCCTTTTGTCTGCCGCATGTGTGGGAAGAAGTACACCCGCAAGGATCAGCTGGAGTATCACATCCGCAAGCACACGGGCAACAAGCCTTTCCACTGCCACGTCTGCGGCAAAAGCTTCCCTTTCCAGGCCATCCTCAACCAGCACTTTCGCAAGAACCACCCTGGCTGTATGCCTCTGGAGGGGCCCCACAGCATCTCCCCCGAGACCACCGTCACGTCTCGGGGGCAGGCGGAGGAAGAATCTCCGCCGCAGGAGGAAGCTGTTGCCGTGGGGGAGACGGCACAGGGATCTGTGTCCACCACTGGGCCAGATTGA